One window from the genome of Haladaptatus paucihalophilus DX253 encodes:
- a CDS encoding MFS transporter — MSRSSAIYKYYCYQATVSFGFFSPIFTLFLLYRNLDYTQIALLSALYSTLTVLGEIPTGYVGDRIGRRDSLVVSSVCMTLSILGFVVARSFPALALLYVLWTLALVFRSGSGDAWLYDYLRAELDTDRFARVRGRGMAVNRAVTVVTVLAGGVLYELDPRLPFLASGVLNGAGVVVLLTLPRNRAYAEGDDRDVLSPLDAVRVIRRHLSKPPLRSFVTYVALFFAATGAVESYVQPIATGPLGLSVELMGPLYAGFTLVSAGVSYYAGTIEEVVGLRTTTVFVPVVLCVSFVLPVFVPLLALPMFVARTGSNTLLRPLVNQYINDHSESVGRATVLSAASMAYAVLRLPLVLLGGLVADAYSPLVTVAAVGAIVLVGLVSVILWESPVGAGTETVSGS; from the coding sequence ATGTCGCGCTCGTCGGCCATCTACAAGTACTACTGCTACCAAGCGACCGTCTCGTTCGGGTTCTTCTCGCCGATATTCACCCTCTTTCTCCTCTACCGAAACCTCGATTACACGCAAATAGCGCTTCTCAGTGCGCTCTACTCGACGCTGACCGTTCTGGGCGAGATTCCGACGGGCTACGTCGGCGACCGCATCGGCCGCCGGGACAGCCTCGTCGTCAGTTCGGTCTGCATGACGCTCTCCATCCTCGGATTCGTCGTCGCTCGCTCCTTCCCCGCGCTCGCCCTTTTGTACGTCCTGTGGACGCTCGCGCTCGTCTTCCGCTCCGGGAGCGGCGACGCGTGGCTCTACGACTACCTCCGCGCGGAACTCGACACGGACCGGTTCGCCCGCGTTCGCGGTCGGGGCATGGCCGTCAACCGAGCGGTAACGGTCGTCACGGTCCTCGCCGGTGGCGTGCTGTACGAACTCGACCCCCGACTGCCGTTTCTCGCATCCGGCGTGCTGAACGGCGCTGGCGTGGTCGTGCTGTTGACCCTCCCGCGAAACCGTGCGTACGCCGAGGGCGACGACAGGGACGTTCTGTCGCCGCTCGACGCGGTTCGCGTCATCCGCCGTCACCTCTCGAAACCGCCGCTCCGGTCGTTCGTGACCTACGTGGCGCTGTTTTTCGCCGCGACCGGTGCCGTCGAGAGTTACGTCCAACCCATCGCCACGGGACCGCTCGGACTTTCCGTCGAACTCATGGGACCGCTGTACGCCGGGTTCACGCTCGTCTCCGCCGGGGTGAGCTACTACGCCGGGACGATAGAGGAGGTCGTCGGCCTCCGAACGACCACCGTGTTCGTCCCGGTGGTTCTCTGCGTCTCATTCGTCCTGCCGGTGTTCGTGCCCCTCCTCGCCCTCCCGATGTTTGTCGCCCGAACCGGGTCGAACACGCTCCTCCGGCCGCTGGTCAACCAGTACATCAACGACCACTCGGAGTCGGTCGGCCGGGCGACCGTCCTCTCCGCCGCGTCGATGGCCTACGCGGTACTCAGGCTCCCACTCGTCCTCCTCGGCGGTCTCGTCGCCGACGCGTACTCGCCGCTGGTCACGGTGGCGGCCGTGGGTGCGATCGTTCTCGTCGGACTCGTTTCGGTCATCCTCTGGGAATCGCCCGTCGGAGCCGGAACCGAAACGGTCAGCGGTTCGTGA
- a CDS encoding 30S ribosomal protein S17e, with amino-acid sequence MPVQPDYVKKVGGILLERYPEAFTDDFDRNKESVTVLTNVDSKSVRNRIAGYITRRGGEPPRTVEREPSSTAE; translated from the coding sequence ATGCCCGTTCAGCCAGATTACGTGAAGAAGGTGGGAGGAATCCTCTTGGAGCGATACCCGGAAGCGTTCACGGACGATTTCGACCGGAACAAGGAGAGCGTGACCGTCTTGACGAACGTCGATTCGAAGAGCGTTCGGAACCGCATCGCGGGGTACATCACGAGACGCGGCGGGGAACCGCCGCGGACAGTCGAACGAGAACCGTCGAGCACCGCGGAGTGA
- a CDS encoding FAD-dependent oxidoreductase — protein sequence MTLETVPRYDGANPSARSGTAVVVGAGMAGLVTARVLSDRFENVTVVDRDSFPDESVARPGVPQGRQPHALMEAGRATLEDLFPGFSEALVSAGGVVVDFSSDVNFYGEGGFLAHGPTPMENVSATRPLFEQVVRRRVSDLDDVHLRPNCRFVEFLCDDAATTVEGVVLHEGEERKEARADLVVDATGRTSRTPKWLEAHGYAPPPLDEVHIDVHYSTTFVERPPDDRRTFLVPPAPPHTRGGMAAPVEGNRWVVNMNGVHGDVPPGDFEGFTEFAESLPVSEVKELLDEHPPVAEAVHRYPFPASRRYRYERLDRFPDGLLVVGDAIASYNPVYAQGMSVAALEALVLHHTLSAGGRENLALRFFDRAEPVVDTAWLLGVGSDFAFERTTGPKPRGTEFVGRYLSRLIRKAHTDGELATAFVRVLMMERPPSSLFRPAVAWRVLKPSGWSADFVRQRA from the coding sequence ATGACCTTGGAAACCGTTCCGCGGTACGACGGCGCAAATCCGTCGGCGCGGAGCGGGACGGCGGTGGTGGTCGGGGCGGGAATGGCCGGTCTGGTTACCGCGCGGGTGTTGTCCGACCGGTTCGAGAACGTCACGGTCGTCGACCGCGATTCGTTTCCCGACGAGTCGGTCGCTCGTCCCGGCGTCCCGCAAGGACGCCAACCGCACGCGCTCATGGAGGCTGGACGGGCGACGCTGGAGGATTTGTTCCCGGGTTTCAGCGAGGCGCTCGTCTCCGCAGGCGGGGTCGTCGTCGATTTCTCCAGCGACGTGAACTTCTACGGCGAAGGGGGTTTTCTCGCCCACGGGCCGACGCCGATGGAGAACGTCTCCGCGACCCGACCGCTGTTCGAGCAGGTCGTTCGACGGCGCGTGTCCGACCTCGACGACGTGCATCTCCGCCCGAACTGTCGCTTCGTGGAGTTCCTCTGTGACGACGCGGCGACGACCGTGGAGGGCGTCGTGCTCCACGAAGGCGAGGAGCGGAAGGAAGCGCGCGCCGATTTAGTCGTCGATGCCACCGGCCGGACGAGTCGAACGCCGAAGTGGCTGGAAGCTCACGGCTACGCGCCGCCGCCGCTGGACGAGGTGCACATCGACGTGCACTACAGCACCACCTTCGTCGAGCGACCGCCCGACGACCGCCGGACGTTCCTCGTGCCGCCCGCGCCGCCGCACACCCGCGGTGGGATGGCCGCCCCCGTCGAGGGAAACCGCTGGGTGGTGAACATGAACGGCGTCCACGGCGACGTTCCGCCGGGTGATTTCGAGGGGTTCACCGAGTTCGCCGAAAGCCTCCCCGTTTCCGAGGTGAAGGAGTTGCTCGACGAGCATCCGCCGGTTGCGGAGGCCGTCCACCGCTATCCGTTTCCCGCCAGCAGGCGATACCGCTACGAGCGTCTCGACAGATTCCCCGACGGTCTCCTCGTGGTCGGCGACGCCATCGCCAGCTACAATCCGGTTTACGCACAGGGGATGTCGGTGGCCGCGCTCGAAGCGCTCGTGTTGCATCACACGCTGTCCGCGGGCGGTCGGGAGAACCTCGCGCTCCGCTTTTTCGATCGCGCGGAACCGGTCGTCGATACCGCGTGGCTGCTGGGGGTCGGCAGTGACTTCGCGTTCGAACGGACGACGGGTCCCAAACCGCGCGGCACGGAGTTCGTCGGCAGGTACCTCTCCCGCTTGATTCGCAAGGCGCACACGGACGGCGAACTCGCCACCGCGTTCGTCCGGGTGTTGATGATGGAGCGCCCGCCCAGTTCGCTGTTCCGCCCGGCCGTCGCGTGGCGCGTCCTCAAGCCGTCCGGGTGGTCGGCTGACTTCGTTCGACAGCGGGCGTGA
- a CDS encoding S9 family peptidase, which yields MTGDFSLESLARLPVFSRPAASPDGERVAVYYDSTGRNELHVIDVGTGEMRQVSDGEVPRNVSQPFGWAPDGERIYYHLDDAGDEQHDIWEIDLDGNAAPVVEDSGQCILNDIDDGKLLYVSSADGQMNLYRYDRETETSEQLAEYELGVFHASYGPDGDRMVYMSNESDDLTNMDVYVADADGSNPRNLELGIDGNETHFEDWSADGTKLLVSDNAADKTRSGVYDFESQSVEWFGDGEYVEDGVAFLPDGSGFLALRKRDAAVVPLVYDFDGTATELDLPTGVASFPLYSDSAFLGDGRVLVEGTTPTQRPALLVYDLETGETETLLEPVYGDIDPESFADAEYITFESHDGTDIGGLLYDSGERPSKAVVKVHGGPPVQDQRNFKRRTQFFLNRGYSVLEINYRGSIGRGREFKDSLIGDWGGAEQADVAEGVRWLRDKDWIDEDEIVVYGGSYGGYSAYWQMVRYPELYTAGIAWVGVTDLHDMYENTMPHFQTGLMEKYMGDPDENHDLYRERSPIEYTENLDSPLLMVHGVNDHRVPVSQARLFRDALDEAGFEEGEDGDFEYEELGEEGHGTNDIEQKIRSMELVADFLDRRVATNCVS from the coding sequence ATGACAGGAGATTTTTCCCTCGAATCCCTCGCACGCCTCCCGGTGTTCAGCCGTCCGGCGGCGTCACCCGACGGCGAGCGGGTCGCCGTCTACTACGACAGCACCGGCCGCAACGAACTCCACGTTATCGACGTGGGAACGGGCGAAATGCGGCAGGTGAGCGACGGCGAGGTGCCGCGGAACGTGAGCCAGCCGTTCGGGTGGGCACCGGACGGCGAGCGCATCTACTACCATCTGGACGACGCGGGCGACGAGCAACACGACATCTGGGAGATAGACCTCGACGGGAACGCCGCGCCGGTCGTCGAGGACTCCGGGCAGTGTATCCTCAACGATATCGACGACGGAAAACTGCTCTACGTGAGCAGCGCCGACGGGCAGATGAACCTCTACCGCTACGACCGCGAGACGGAAACGAGCGAGCAACTCGCGGAGTACGAGTTGGGCGTCTTCCACGCGTCGTACGGTCCCGACGGGGACCGGATGGTCTACATGTCCAACGAGTCGGACGATTTGACCAACATGGACGTGTACGTGGCCGACGCCGACGGGTCGAACCCCCGGAATCTCGAACTCGGCATCGACGGGAACGAAACGCACTTCGAGGACTGGTCGGCGGACGGAACGAAACTGCTCGTCTCGGATAACGCGGCGGACAAGACCCGAAGCGGCGTCTACGATTTCGAATCCCAATCCGTCGAGTGGTTCGGCGACGGCGAGTACGTCGAGGACGGCGTCGCGTTCCTCCCGGACGGAAGCGGCTTCCTCGCGCTCCGAAAGCGTGACGCCGCCGTCGTTCCGCTGGTGTACGACTTCGACGGGACCGCGACGGAACTCGACCTCCCCACGGGCGTCGCGTCGTTCCCGCTGTACAGCGACTCCGCATTCCTCGGCGACGGTCGCGTGCTCGTCGAAGGGACGACGCCGACACAGCGGCCCGCGCTGCTCGTCTACGACCTCGAAACGGGCGAGACCGAAACGCTTCTCGAACCGGTTTACGGCGACATCGACCCCGAGTCGTTCGCCGACGCGGAGTACATTACGTTCGAGTCGCACGACGGCACCGACATCGGCGGCCTGTTGTACGATTCCGGCGAACGCCCGTCCAAGGCGGTCGTGAAGGTTCACGGCGGCCCGCCGGTACAGGATCAGCGGAACTTCAAACGACGGACCCAGTTCTTCCTGAACCGGGGCTACTCCGTGCTGGAAATCAACTACCGGGGTTCCATCGGCCGCGGACGCGAGTTCAAGGACAGCCTCATCGGCGACTGGGGCGGTGCCGAACAGGCGGATGTCGCCGAGGGCGTCCGTTGGCTCCGCGACAAGGACTGGATAGACGAGGACGAAATCGTCGTGTACGGCGGCTCCTACGGCGGCTACAGCGCCTACTGGCAGATGGTTCGGTACCCGGAACTGTACACCGCGGGCATCGCGTGGGTCGGCGTCACCGACCTCCACGACATGTACGAGAACACGATGCCGCACTTCCAAACCGGCCTGATGGAGAAGTACATGGGCGACCCCGACGAGAACCACGACCTGTACCGCGAGCGAAGCCCCATCGAGTACACCGAAAACCTCGATTCGCCGCTCCTGATGGTCCACGGCGTCAACGACCACCGGGTGCCGGTTTCGCAGGCCAGACTGTTCCGCGACGCGCTGGACGAAGCCGGATTCGAGGAGGGAGAGGACGGCGACTTCGAGTACGAGGAACTCGGCGAGGAGGGGCACGGCACGAACGACATCGAGCAGAAGATTCGCTCGATGGAACTCGTCGCCGACTTCCTCGACCGGCGGGTGGCGACGAACTGCGTATCGTAA
- the katG gene encoding catalase/peroxidase HPI codes for MTLGDDHDWWPEHLKVELLDQNARDVGPMDEEFDYAEAFESLDLDAVKADIEEVMTSSQDWWPADYGHYGPLFIRMAWHSAGTYRTKDGRGGASGGRQRLPPINSWPDNVNLDKARRLLWPVKQKYGRKLSWGDLIVLAGNVALESMGFETFGFAGGREDDYEPDDAVNWGPETEWEKTSSDRFDEEGHLEDPLGNTVMGLIYVNPEGPNGEPDLEGSARNIRDTFSHMAMNDEETVALIAGGHTFGKVHGADSGDNLGPEPEAAPIEEQGLGWENEFGEGKGPDTITSGIEGPWTSAPTKWDMGYINNLLDYEWEAHKGPGGAWQWRPVDEEAQDTVPDAHKPDESVDPMMLTTDIALKNDPDYRDILERFQDNPDEFQESFAKAWYKLIHRDMGPPERFLGPEVPDETMVWQDPVPDVDYDLIGEDEIAELKQEILDSDLSVSQLVKTAWASASTFRHSDKRGGANGARIGLEPQKSWEVNEPDELESVLTTLEGIQEDFNSSRSDDTKVSLADLIVLGGNAAVEEAAADAGYDVEVPFEPGRTDATQEQTDVDSFEVLEPDADGFRNYLGDDLDRPVEEELIDKAELLTLTVPEMTVLVGGMRTLGANYEDSDLGVFTDEPETLTNDFFENLLGMDHEWVPVSDDEQVFELRDRETGDVEWEATRFDLIFGSNSRLRAVSEVYGADDGEEKFVRDFVDTWDKVMKLDRFDLE; via the coding sequence ATGACGCTCGGTGACGACCACGACTGGTGGCCGGAGCACCTGAAGGTAGAGCTCCTCGACCAGAACGCACGGGACGTCGGTCCGATGGACGAGGAGTTCGATTACGCCGAGGCGTTCGAGTCGCTCGACCTCGACGCCGTGAAGGCGGACATCGAAGAAGTGATGACGTCCTCGCAGGACTGGTGGCCTGCCGACTACGGGCACTACGGGCCGCTGTTCATCCGGATGGCGTGGCACAGCGCCGGGACGTACCGCACCAAGGACGGCCGCGGCGGCGCGTCCGGCGGACGGCAGCGCCTTCCGCCGATCAACAGCTGGCCGGACAACGTCAACCTCGACAAGGCTCGCCGTCTTCTCTGGCCGGTTAAACAGAAGTACGGCCGCAAGCTCTCGTGGGGCGACCTGATCGTCCTCGCCGGGAACGTCGCCCTCGAATCGATGGGCTTCGAGACCTTCGGCTTCGCCGGCGGCCGAGAGGACGACTACGAGCCCGACGATGCGGTCAACTGGGGTCCCGAAACCGAGTGGGAGAAGACGTCCTCCGACCGATTCGACGAGGAGGGTCACCTCGAAGACCCGCTCGGGAACACCGTGATGGGCCTTATCTACGTGAACCCGGAGGGTCCGAACGGCGAACCGGACCTCGAAGGGTCGGCGAGGAACATCCGCGACACCTTCAGCCACATGGCGATGAACGACGAGGAGACGGTCGCGCTCATCGCTGGCGGGCACACCTTCGGGAAGGTCCACGGTGCCGACTCCGGTGACAACCTCGGTCCCGAGCCCGAGGCCGCTCCCATCGAAGAGCAGGGCCTCGGCTGGGAGAACGAGTTCGGTGAGGGCAAGGGTCCCGACACCATCACCAGCGGCATCGAGGGACCGTGGACCAGCGCACCGACCAAGTGGGACATGGGCTACATCAACAACCTGCTCGACTACGAGTGGGAGGCCCACAAGGGTCCCGGCGGCGCGTGGCAGTGGCGGCCGGTCGATGAGGAGGCACAGGACACCGTGCCGGACGCCCACAAGCCCGACGAGTCGGTTGACCCGATGATGCTCACGACCGACATCGCGCTCAAAAATGACCCGGACTACCGGGATATTCTGGAGCGCTTCCAGGACAACCCGGACGAGTTCCAGGAGTCCTTCGCAAAAGCGTGGTACAAACTCATCCACCGCGACATGGGCCCGCCGGAGCGGTTCCTCGGTCCCGAAGTTCCGGACGAGACGATGGTCTGGCAGGACCCCGTTCCCGACGTCGACTACGACCTGATCGGAGAGGACGAAATCGCCGAACTCAAGCAAGAGATTCTCGACTCCGATCTCTCCGTCTCTCAGCTGGTCAAGACCGCCTGGGCGTCCGCGTCGACGTTCCGCCACAGCGACAAGCGCGGCGGCGCGAACGGGGCTCGCATCGGTCTCGAACCGCAGAAGAGCTGGGAGGTCAACGAGCCGGACGAGTTGGAGAGCGTGCTGACGACCTTGGAGGGTATTCAGGAGGACTTCAACAGTTCGCGCTCCGACGACACGAAGGTGTCGCTCGCCGACCTGATCGTGCTGGGCGGTAACGCGGCCGTCGAGGAGGCGGCCGCGGACGCCGGCTACGACGTGGAAGTTCCGTTCGAACCGGGCCGGACGGACGCCACGCAGGAGCAGACCGACGTCGATTCCTTCGAAGTGCTCGAACCGGACGCGGACGGATTCCGCAACTACCTCGGGGACGACCTCGACCGCCCGGTGGAGGAGGAACTGATAGACAAGGCCGAGCTACTGACCCTGACGGTGCCCGAGATGACGGTGCTGGTCGGCGGCATGCGCACGCTGGGCGCGAACTACGAGGACAGCGACCTCGGCGTCTTCACCGACGAACCGGAGACGCTGACCAACGACTTCTTCGAGAACCTGCTCGGAATGGACCACGAGTGGGTGCCGGTCTCCGACGACGAGCAGGTCTTCGAGCTCCGTGACCGCGAAACGGGCGACGTCGAGTGGGAGGCGACCCGCTTCGACCTCATCTTCGGATCGAACTCCCGACTCCGTGCCGTCTCGGAAGTCTACGGAGCGGACGACGGCGAGGAGAAGTTCGTCCGGGACTTCGTCGACACGTGGGACAAAGTGATGAAGCTCGACCGCTTCGACCTCGAATAA
- a CDS encoding FAD-binding oxidoreductase, with protein MGTKTHQTSEDGTIDERFRGRISRPGDARYEEDRIVWNGMRDAHPDIIARCSGVGDVKEAVEFARETDIPVAVRGGGHNVAGTAVRDGGLVIDLSEMRSVTVDPEHRRVRAQGGATWADVDWETQAFGLVAPGGVVSETGIAGLTLGGGYGWTRRKLGLTCDSLVSADVITGEGAFVHASEGEHEDLLWALRGGGSGVGVVTSFEYECLRLGPEVFFLGALYPLDDGEAVLSAWREFMTDAPDEITVDALIWSVPPDPMFPEELHGTPFISVVGMYAGPPERGPEAMQPLREIGTPLLDLSGPMPYLQVQSMLDAAFPDGDRYYWKSHYLAAFGDDETETILDFARRRPSPRTLVPIRSLGGEIARVGSDETAFGDRSAAALLSIDGTWEDPADDAENVAWVREFWDATKEYSTGATYVNFSMLEGDEASRTSFTANEERLAAVKERYDPDGVFAPVETVTVTE; from the coding sequence ATGGGGACGAAAACACACCAAACGAGCGAGGACGGAACGATAGACGAGCGGTTCCGGGGGCGGATTTCACGCCCCGGTGATGCGAGATACGAGGAGGACCGAATCGTCTGGAACGGAATGCGGGACGCACACCCCGACATCATCGCGCGGTGTTCCGGCGTCGGAGACGTAAAGGAGGCCGTCGAGTTCGCCCGCGAGACTGACATCCCGGTCGCGGTACGCGGTGGCGGGCACAACGTCGCCGGAACCGCCGTCCGCGACGGTGGCCTCGTCATCGACCTCTCGGAGATGCGGTCCGTCACGGTGGACCCCGAACACCGCCGCGTCAGGGCACAGGGCGGCGCGACGTGGGCCGACGTGGATTGGGAGACGCAGGCCTTCGGGCTCGTCGCACCGGGCGGCGTCGTCTCGGAGACGGGAATCGCCGGACTCACGCTCGGCGGCGGGTACGGATGGACGCGACGGAAGTTGGGACTCACCTGTGATTCCCTCGTTTCGGCCGACGTGATAACCGGCGAGGGGGCGTTCGTCCACGCGAGCGAGGGCGAGCACGAAGATCTCCTCTGGGCGCTCCGCGGCGGCGGGAGCGGCGTCGGCGTCGTCACGTCCTTCGAGTACGAGTGTCTCCGACTCGGCCCGGAGGTGTTCTTCCTCGGCGCGCTCTACCCGCTCGACGACGGCGAGGCGGTGCTCTCGGCGTGGCGCGAGTTCATGACCGACGCGCCGGACGAGATAACGGTCGATGCGCTCATCTGGAGCGTTCCGCCGGACCCGATGTTTCCGGAGGAACTTCACGGCACGCCGTTCATCAGCGTGGTCGGGATGTACGCCGGACCGCCGGAGAGGGGGCCAGAGGCGATGCAGCCCCTCCGGGAAATCGGAACGCCGCTCCTCGATTTGAGCGGACCGATGCCCTACCTGCAGGTACAGTCGATGCTCGACGCGGCGTTCCCGGACGGCGACCGCTACTACTGGAAATCGCACTACCTCGCCGCGTTCGGCGACGACGAAACCGAGACGATTCTCGACTTCGCGCGGCGGCGACCGTCGCCGCGGACCCTCGTCCCGATTCGGTCGCTCGGAGGGGAGATAGCCCGCGTCGGAAGCGACGAAACCGCCTTCGGCGACCGGAGCGCCGCGGCGTTGCTCAGCATCGACGGGACGTGGGAGGACCCGGCCGACGACGCGGAAAACGTCGCGTGGGTTCGGGAGTTCTGGGACGCGACCAAGGAGTATTCGACCGGCGCGACCTACGTCAACTTCTCGATGCTCGAAGGGGACGAGGCGTCCCGAACGTCGTTCACCGCGAACGAGGAACGTCTGGCGGCGGTGAAGGAGCGGTACGACCCGGACGGGGTGTTCGCCCCCGTCGAGACCGTCACCGTGACGGAATAG
- a CDS encoding sulfurtransferase, whose protein sequence is MSAYANDVLVSADWVEDNIEEFESDDPAYRLVEVNSPESPDSDFPSRYDDGHIPGAIGLQWDEDLSDETERDILKKDDFERVVGDAGIDEDSTVVFYGDGWIPNWFALYAYWQFKYYGHEDARVLNGGKDYWVENDYELTEEVPDHPVQEYHARGPFESIRAYKDDVDTAIESGLPLVDVRSPEEFTGEVIAPEGLQETAQRGGHIPGASNVPVAQVLADDGRFKSADELRELYADHGVDGEESIIAYCRVGERSSIEWFALHDLLGFEDVRNYDGSWTEWGNLVRAPIETGEE, encoded by the coding sequence ATGTCAGCGTACGCAAACGACGTTCTCGTCTCGGCGGATTGGGTGGAAGACAACATCGAGGAGTTCGAAAGCGACGACCCGGCGTATCGCCTCGTGGAGGTCAACAGTCCCGAATCACCCGACAGCGACTTCCCGTCGCGCTACGACGACGGACACATCCCTGGCGCTATCGGGCTGCAGTGGGACGAGGACCTTTCGGACGAAACCGAGCGGGACATCCTGAAGAAAGACGACTTCGAGCGAGTGGTGGGTGACGCCGGAATCGACGAGGACTCCACCGTCGTCTTCTACGGCGACGGGTGGATTCCGAACTGGTTCGCGCTGTACGCCTACTGGCAGTTCAAATACTACGGCCACGAGGACGCCCGCGTGCTGAACGGCGGGAAGGACTACTGGGTCGAAAACGACTACGAACTGACCGAGGAAGTACCCGACCACCCGGTACAGGAGTACCACGCCCGCGGCCCCTTCGAGAGCATCCGGGCGTACAAGGACGACGTGGACACGGCCATCGAATCCGGCCTGCCGCTCGTGGACGTGCGCTCGCCGGAGGAGTTCACGGGCGAAGTCATCGCGCCCGAAGGGTTGCAGGAGACGGCCCAACGCGGCGGGCACATCCCCGGCGCGAGCAACGTTCCGGTCGCGCAAGTCCTCGCCGACGACGGCCGGTTCAAGTCAGCCGACGAACTGCGCGAACTGTACGCCGACCACGGCGTGGACGGCGAGGAGTCCATCATCGCCTACTGTCGCGTCGGTGAACGTTCCTCCATCGAGTGGTTCGCGCTCCACGACCTGCTTGGGTTCGAGGACGTGCGCAACTACGACGGGTCGTGGACCGAGTGGGGCAATCTGGTTCGAGCGCCCATCGAAACCGGCGAGGAGTAA
- the msrA gene encoding peptide-methionine (S)-S-oxide reductase MsrA: protein MTETATLAGGCFWCLEAAYKELDGVQSVTSGYAGGSVENPTYEAVCSGETGHAEVVQLEYNPETVGYDELLQVFFTIHDPTTLNRQGPDVGTQYRSAIFYHDDDQKEVAEAYIDGLESEGAFEDPIVTDVEPLSEFYEAEGYHQDYYEKNPNDAYCTMNAQPKIRKVREKFVGKANQ from the coding sequence ATGACCGAGACGGCCACACTCGCGGGCGGATGTTTCTGGTGTCTGGAAGCGGCGTACAAGGAACTCGACGGCGTGCAGTCCGTCACGTCGGGCTACGCCGGTGGGTCGGTCGAGAACCCGACCTACGAAGCGGTCTGCTCCGGCGAGACGGGTCACGCCGAAGTCGTCCAGTTGGAGTACAACCCCGAGACGGTCGGCTACGACGAACTCCTGCAGGTGTTCTTCACCATCCACGACCCGACGACGCTCAACCGGCAAGGCCCCGACGTGGGCACCCAGTATCGCTCCGCGATATTCTACCACGACGACGACCAGAAGGAGGTCGCCGAGGCGTACATCGACGGCCTCGAATCGGAGGGCGCGTTCGAGGACCCCATCGTCACCGACGTCGAACCGCTCTCGGAGTTCTACGAGGCCGAGGGCTATCATCAGGACTACTACGAGAAGAACCCCAACGACGCCTACTGCACGATGAACGCCCAGCCGAAGATTCGCAAAGTGCGCGAGAAGTTCGTCGGGAAGGCGAACCAGTAG
- a CDS encoding WD40/YVTN/BNR-like repeat-containing protein, which translates to MRLYAAMRNGLFVTDGAGTAAVRLSDHDLECVAATGERVFCGTFDAGLFRSEDGGESFQSVGEETIRESVMSLAIDPTDPDTVWVGTEPSAVYRSTDGGDSWERREGLTDLPSEPNWSFPPRPHTHHVRWIEPDPYDPNHLYVGIEAGALVQTYDAGETWEDKVPTARVDNHSLATHPDAPGQVWSAAGDGYAESENGGETWEYPQEGLDRRYCWSVALAPDDPNTVLLSSATGPRTAHNVDSADSIVSRKRDGEPWERLDGLPTGEGVTRAVFESGTADGELYAVNNRGLFRTEDAGTTWREVVAEWPTEFERTTARGLAVVDDR; encoded by the coding sequence ATGCGACTGTACGCCGCGATGCGAAACGGGTTGTTCGTCACCGACGGAGCGGGAACGGCCGCGGTTCGGCTGTCGGACCACGACTTGGAGTGTGTCGCCGCGACGGGCGAACGGGTCTTCTGTGGCACGTTCGACGCCGGTCTCTTCCGGAGCGAGGACGGCGGCGAGTCGTTCCAGTCGGTCGGCGAGGAGACCATCCGCGAGTCGGTGATGTCGCTCGCCATCGACCCCACCGACCCGGACACCGTGTGGGTCGGCACGGAACCGAGCGCCGTCTACCGAAGCACGGACGGCGGCGACTCGTGGGAGCGCCGCGAGGGGCTGACGGACCTGCCGTCGGAACCGAACTGGTCGTTCCCGCCCCGTCCGCACACCCATCACGTCCGGTGGATAGAACCCGACCCGTACGACCCGAACCACCTCTACGTCGGTATCGAGGCGGGGGCGCTCGTCCAAACCTACGACGCGGGCGAGACGTGGGAGGACAAGGTACCGACCGCTCGCGTGGACAACCACTCGCTCGCCACCCATCCCGACGCGCCGGGGCAGGTCTGGTCCGCCGCGGGGGACGGCTACGCCGAATCGGAGAACGGCGGCGAGACGTGGGAGTACCCGCAGGAGGGACTCGACCGCCGGTACTGTTGGAGCGTCGCGCTCGCGCCGGACGACCCGAATACCGTCCTCCTCTCCAGCGCGACGGGGCCGCGAACCGCCCACAACGTCGATTCTGCGGACTCCATCGTCTCCCGGAAGCGGGACGGCGAACCGTGGGAGCGGTTGGACGGCCTCCCGACCGGCGAGGGCGTCACCCGGGCCGTCTTCGAATCGGGCACCGCCGACGGGGAGTTGTACGCCGTCAACAACCGCGGCCTCTTCCGAACCGAGGACGCCGGGACGACGTGGCGAGAAGTGGTCGCGGAGTGGCCGACCGAATTCGAACGGACGACGGCGCGCGGATTGGCGGTCGTGGACGACCGCTGA